A genomic segment from Tindallia californiensis encodes:
- the mreB gene encoding rod shape-determining protein, whose protein sequence is MGFSPDIGIDLGTASVLVFVKGKGIVLQEPSVVAIDKYTNNVLAVGREARRMLGRTPGNIVAIRPLKDGVISDYEITEKMLKYFIQKTIGKKLFFKPKIIVCVPSGVTEVEKRAVIDATNEAGARTTYLIEEPIAAAIGAGLDITQPVGHMIVDIGGGTTDVAVISLGGIVVSNSIKTAGDKFDEAIIRYMRKTHNIMIGERTAEELKINIGGAIKRDEAVTMHVRGRNLVSGLPVNIEITSEEIMDALEENIASIADAIHSVLERTPPEMASDIADQGIIMTGGGALLYGLDEYVQKRMGIPVTVAEDAISCVAKGTGKALNSIHVLAQARGQRSRQDR, encoded by the coding sequence ATGGGATTTTCTCCAGATATTGGGATTGATTTAGGGACGGCTAGTGTATTGGTTTTTGTAAAAGGAAAAGGGATTGTATTACAGGAACCATCAGTAGTTGCCATTGACAAATATACGAATAATGTGCTGGCTGTTGGACGAGAAGCCAGAAGAATGCTGGGAAGAACTCCCGGTAATATAGTTGCGATTCGCCCCTTAAAGGATGGCGTTATTTCAGATTATGAAATAACTGAAAAAATGTTGAAATATTTTATTCAGAAAACCATTGGCAAAAAATTGTTTTTTAAGCCTAAAATTATTGTTTGTGTCCCCAGTGGAGTTACAGAAGTTGAAAAAAGAGCGGTAATTGATGCTACTAATGAAGCGGGAGCCAGAACTACCTATCTGATCGAAGAACCAATTGCAGCCGCCATTGGAGCAGGGTTAGATATTACACAACCGGTAGGCCATATGATTGTTGATATTGGTGGCGGAACTACAGACGTAGCGGTTATTTCTCTTGGAGGCATTGTGGTGAGCAATTCTATTAAAACCGCCGGCGATAAATTCGATGAAGCCATTATCAGATATATGCGAAAAACCCATAATATCATGATTGGTGAAAGAACAGCCGAAGAACTGAAAATAAATATAGGTGGAGCGATTAAACGAGATGAAGCCGTTACCATGCATGTTCGTGGAAGAAACTTGGTTTCGGGATTACCGGTAAACATTGAAATCACCAGCGAAGAAATTATGGATGCTTTAGAAGAAAACATTGCAAGCATTGCTGATGCTATTCACTCTGTACTGGAAAGAACACCACCAGAAATGGCATCGGATATTGCCGATCAAGGCATCATTATGACTGGTGGAGGAGCCTTGTTATATGGATTGGATGAGTACGTTCAAAAACGAATGGGGATTCCTGTAACCGTAGCCGAAGATGCTATTAGCTGTGTAGCAAAAGGGACTGGAAAAGCGCTTAATTCCATTCATGTGCTAGCACAGGCAAGAGGGCAGAGAAGTCGCCAGGACAGATAA
- a CDS encoding ATP synthase subunit I has product MDEIMNTQKKIAKKVILFNSIAGLAGSLFLRPVSALWMGLLFGTLISLLNFRLLYLTLNRAVTMAPAKAQKYTTFRYLIRYLLTAVVLVVSLRSPNIHTLGTVIGLLMIKMVVLQQSLFNDSKYFKNIISGKEEK; this is encoded by the coding sequence ATGGACGAAATAATGAATACACAAAAAAAAATTGCAAAAAAAGTGATTCTTTTTAATAGCATTGCTGGACTGGCCGGAAGTCTTTTTCTTCGACCGGTGTCTGCATTGTGGATGGGCCTCCTCTTCGGGACTCTTATCTCTCTTCTGAACTTCAGACTGCTTTACCTGACTTTGAACCGAGCGGTTACCATGGCGCCGGCAAAGGCTCAGAAATATACAACGTTTCGTTACCTTATTCGTTATTTGTTAACGGCGGTGGTATTAGTGGTATCGCTTCGCTCTCCAAATATTCATACGCTTGGAACCGTCATTGGATTGCTGATGATCAAGATGGTTGTTTTGCAGCAGAGCCTATTCAATGACTCAAAATATTTCAAGAACATTATTTCAGGAAAGGAGGAAAAGTAA
- the atpF gene encoding F0F1 ATP synthase subunit B has product MQQGLVEFSWTFVFQIVNTLVIFLLLRHFLFKPTTDFMEKRTRDIERDIEDAINMKKDADELKASYEEKLANIKQERSDMMKEAARKAEERADGIIKEAREEIRKMEERSRLDLEREQSKAIHEFKNQISELAVLAAAEVMKKELDPQSHEKMIQEFIEQMGETQWPH; this is encoded by the coding sequence ATGCAGCAGGGACTGGTTGAATTTAGCTGGACCTTTGTTTTTCAGATTGTTAACACATTGGTTATCTTTTTGCTGCTGCGGCATTTTCTGTTTAAGCCAACAACGGATTTTATGGAAAAGCGGACAAGAGATATCGAAAGGGATATTGAAGACGCTATCAACATGAAAAAAGATGCAGATGAGCTAAAAGCCAGCTATGAAGAAAAACTGGCAAACATTAAACAGGAACGCAGCGATATGATGAAAGAAGCGGCTCGTAAGGCAGAAGAAAGAGCTGACGGCATCATTAAAGAAGCAAGGGAAGAAATCCGAAAAATGGAGGAACGTTCTCGCTTGGATTTGGAACGGGAACAGTCTAAAGCAATTCATGAATTTAAGAATCAAATCTCAGAACTGGCAGTGCTGGCGGCGGCGGAAGTGATGAAGAAAGAACTGGATCCTCAATCTCATGAAAAAATGATCCAGGAGTTTATCGAACAGATGGGAGAAACACAATGGCCGCATTAG
- a CDS encoding AtpZ/AtpI family protein: MRKSGSALENLALVSYIGIAMMVPILAGVVGGRWIDERLGTRPVFLFVLIFVGIMVGFRNVFAVTTRNLPPRKRR, encoded by the coding sequence ATGCGGAAGTCAGGAAGTGCGCTGGAGAACCTGGCGCTGGTCAGTTATATAGGTATTGCCATGATGGTTCCCATCCTGGCGGGGGTAGTTGGTGGGCGTTGGATCGATGAGCGTTTAGGCACCCGACCCGTCTTTTTATTTGTATTAATCTTTGTGGGAATCATGGTTGGGTTTCGGAACGTTTTTGCCGTTACCACCCGGAACCTTCCACCAAGGAAAAGAAGGTGA
- the wecB gene encoding non-hydrolyzing UDP-N-acetylglucosamine 2-epimerase: MEKTRLKVMSIFGTRPEAIKMAPLVKALEAEDEVQSLVCVTAQHREMLDAVLELFQIEPDEDLNIMTHGQTITDITVKALKGLQEILQKHRPDYVLVHGDTTTTFAASLAAFYEQIPVGHVEAGLRTGNPYSPYPEEMNRRLTSGIAALHFAPTEKNRQHLLREGIQREKIHVTGNTVIDALLAVVNPDYDFEDEKLNKLTRESEKHPFILMTCHRRENWGKPMEQIFEAVKQISRQYQDHRIVYPVHMNPRIREMAEDIMGSEKNIYLIESLDYEPFANLLAKAQLILTDSGGIQEEAPALGVPILVLRTETERPEAVEAGTVKVVGVEREAIIKETKRLLDSRQAWDEMASAVNPYGDGKASAKILQALMKELSEESAQS, encoded by the coding sequence ATGGAAAAGACAAGGTTGAAAGTAATGAGTATCTTTGGTACAAGGCCGGAAGCTATTAAAATGGCCCCTTTAGTAAAAGCCCTTGAGGCTGAAGATGAGGTCCAGTCTTTGGTGTGTGTGACAGCTCAACATCGGGAGATGCTAGATGCTGTTCTGGAACTGTTTCAGATTGAACCGGATGAAGATTTGAATATTATGACCCATGGACAAACCATCACCGATATAACGGTGAAAGCGCTAAAGGGATTGCAGGAAATCCTGCAGAAGCATCGACCGGATTATGTGCTGGTTCATGGAGACACCACCACCACCTTTGCGGCTTCCCTGGCTGCTTTTTATGAACAAATTCCTGTAGGTCATGTAGAAGCAGGGTTAAGAACCGGAAATCCTTATTCACCCTATCCGGAAGAAATGAACAGAAGGCTGACTAGTGGGATTGCGGCCCTTCATTTTGCTCCAACAGAAAAAAATCGTCAACATCTGCTGAGAGAAGGAATACAGAGAGAGAAAATTCATGTTACGGGGAATACGGTCATTGATGCGCTTCTTGCGGTGGTTAACCCTGACTATGATTTTGAGGATGAAAAGTTAAACAAACTGACAAGAGAGTCAGAAAAGCACCCTTTTATTTTAATGACTTGTCATCGAAGAGAAAACTGGGGCAAACCGATGGAACAGATTTTTGAAGCCGTAAAGCAAATAAGCCGGCAGTATCAAGACCATCGTATTGTTTACCCTGTTCATATGAATCCTCGCATTAGAGAAATGGCAGAAGATATAATGGGGAGTGAAAAAAACATCTATCTCATTGAATCCTTGGATTACGAACCATTTGCTAATTTGTTGGCAAAGGCACAGTTGATACTGACGGATTCCGGCGGAATTCAGGAAGAAGCCCCGGCCTTAGGAGTACCTATTCTGGTCTTGAGGACAGAAACAGAAAGACCGGAAGCGGTAGAAGCCGGAACTGTAAAAGTAGTGGGGGTAGAAAGGGAAGCGATCATCAAAGAAACAAAACGACTTCTGGATTCCAGACAGGCCTGGGATGAAATGGCCAGCGCTGTTAATCCTTACGGTGATGGAAAAGCGTCTGCTAAAATTCTTCAGGCTCTTATGAAAGAACTGTCAGAAGAGTCAGCTCAGTCATAA
- a CDS encoding NusG domain II-containing protein, which produces MTKIMKPGDYVLILFVVLASAGAFFAIPQLLTETADQKMIIVTMDGEEIHRFPLEDQEEAYFIDFPFNYQGEEYTGRLEVDEGAVRLHRLPEEIVPLSIHADMGWISETYQMIVSLPIRMYVSLEIEEGKKAHPDIDIFAY; this is translated from the coding sequence GTGACTAAAATAATGAAACCAGGCGACTACGTGTTAATCCTTTTTGTCGTTTTGGCCAGTGCCGGTGCCTTTTTTGCTATCCCTCAATTACTGACAGAAACGGCTGATCAAAAGATGATTATTGTGACCATGGATGGTGAAGAAATTCATCGTTTTCCATTGGAAGATCAGGAAGAAGCCTATTTTATTGATTTTCCATTCAATTACCAGGGCGAGGAATATACAGGCAGACTGGAAGTGGATGAAGGGGCTGTTCGCTTACATCGCTTACCGGAAGAAATTGTACCTTTATCGATCCATGCAGATATGGGATGGATTAGCGAAACCTATCAGATGATTGTATCACTTCCTATAAGAATGTATGTCAGCTTAGAAATTGAAGAAGGAAAGAAAGCACATCCGGATATTGATATTTTTGCTTATTAA
- the atpE gene encoding ATP synthase F0 subunit C yields MEPITGKALILAASAIGAGLAMIAGIGPGIGQGYAAGKGAEGVGRQPEAQGDIVRTMLLGAAVAETTGIYGLIIALILLFANPLVGML; encoded by the coding sequence ATGGAACCAATTACAGGTAAAGCTTTAATTTTAGCTGCTTCCGCTATTGGAGCAGGATTAGCAATGATTGCAGGTATTGGGCCTGGTATCGGTCAGGGATATGCCGCCGGTAAAGGTGCTGAAGGAGTAGGACGGCAGCCGGAAGCTCAGGGGGACATTGTGCGTACAATGCTACTGGGAGCTGCTGTTGCAGAGACTACAGGTATTTACGGGCTGATTATTGCACTGATTCTTCTGTTTGCCAATCCTTTGGTAGGCATGCTGTAA
- the atpE gene encoding ATP synthase F0 subunit C gives MEHSIDARAIILAASAIGVGFAMIAGIGPGIGQGFAAGKGAEAVSINPKSGKQATMIMLLGAAVAETSGILSLVVALIMLYANPLAGMTTGIIVVAASAIGAGLSMVAGIGPGIGQGYAAGKGTEMVGKRPGLQGPIVRTMFLGQAVAQTTGIYALIIALVLLFANPLIRLL, from the coding sequence ATGGAACATTCGATCGATGCCAGAGCTATTATTTTGGCCGCATCCGCCATTGGTGTCGGATTTGCAATGATTGCCGGTATAGGCCCTGGAATTGGACAAGGCTTTGCCGCTGGCAAAGGTGCAGAAGCGGTCAGCATCAACCCTAAAAGTGGTAAACAAGCTACGATGATTATGCTTTTAGGTGCTGCTGTAGCCGAAACGTCAGGTATTCTGTCCTTAGTGGTTGCTTTGATTATGTTGTACGCTAATCCACTGGCGGGAATGACTACCGGGATTATTGTGGTTGCTGCATCGGCTATCGGAGCAGGATTATCGATGGTTGCCGGGATAGGTCCTGGGATAGGACAAGGCTATGCGGCCGGCAAAGGAACAGAAATGGTAGGGAAAAGACCGGGCCTTCAAGGTCCGATTGTCAGAACAATGTTTCTTGGTCAGGCGGTTGCACAAACCACAGGGATTTATGCCTTGATTATTGCGTTGGTATTGCTTTTTGCCAATCCTCTGATCAGGTTGTTGTAA
- the atpG gene encoding ATP synthase F1 subunit gamma: MGMRDIKRRIKSVGSTKQITKAMEMVASAKLRKTKKRLEQSRPFSLAWKRALLGFLGDLQGVEHSMITPREKVKKTGYIVITGNRGLCGGYNTNVMKAALEHMKTKEAACVVAVGQKSKDFFARRGYEIPKDFLEMTETPDFADAKDIRKFCLEQYQQEEVDEIYLVYTCFVSTITHRPKVLKLLPLDDEAIESCVASDETLKHPDELAAEANQESIHEKMNYEPGVTTVLDAVVPNYLDSVILSGLLESAASEQGARRVAMENATSNAEDMIESLQLQYNRARQAAITQEISEIVGGAEALK; the protein is encoded by the coding sequence ATGGGCATGCGAGATATAAAACGTCGCATAAAAAGCGTTGGAAGTACGAAACAGATTACCAAGGCCATGGAAATGGTGGCCTCGGCGAAATTAAGAAAAACAAAAAAACGTCTTGAACAATCCAGACCTTTTAGCTTGGCGTGGAAACGTGCTCTGCTAGGATTCTTAGGAGATCTTCAGGGAGTGGAACATTCCATGATAACTCCGAGAGAAAAAGTAAAGAAAACAGGATATATTGTTATTACAGGAAACAGAGGCTTGTGTGGAGGCTATAACACAAATGTGATGAAAGCGGCATTAGAGCATATGAAAACCAAAGAAGCGGCTTGTGTGGTAGCGGTAGGGCAAAAGTCCAAGGATTTTTTTGCCCGTAGAGGGTATGAAATACCAAAAGACTTTCTGGAAATGACAGAAACTCCGGATTTTGCTGATGCAAAAGACATCCGAAAATTTTGTTTGGAACAATATCAGCAAGAAGAGGTGGATGAGATTTACCTCGTGTATACTTGTTTTGTCAGTACGATTACTCATCGTCCAAAAGTGTTGAAGCTCTTGCCTCTAGACGACGAAGCCATTGAAAGCTGCGTTGCCAGTGACGAAACGTTGAAACATCCGGATGAACTAGCTGCCGAAGCGAATCAGGAAAGCATTCATGAAAAAATGAATTATGAACCGGGGGTTACGACCGTCTTGGATGCCGTGGTACCTAATTATTTAGACAGTGTTATCTTAAGCGGATTGCTGGAATCGGCAGCCAGTGAACAGGGAGCTCGCCGGGTAGCGATGGAAAACGCAACCAGCAATGCGGAAGATATGATTGAAAGCTTACAGCTTCAATATAACCGGGCCAGACAGGCAGCCATTACTCAAGAGATATCTGAAATTGTAGGTGGGGCTGAAGCATTGAAATAA
- the atpB gene encoding F0F1 ATP synthase subunit A: MQPIAFGPRVIFELPFLDGIPVTETVVNTWIIMVVLVVLSILGTRSFEKVPRGRQNVTELVVEMLNKLTVQTMGEDKKNFAPYMNTLFILLLFMNLLGLIGLRPPTADLNTTMALAIMTFVLIHASGIRKKGIGGYFKGLTEPFVFLLPMNIMSELATPISLSFRLFGNIVGGVIVISLAYGGLASLGEMIGLSALPIFQGGAPVILHAYFDIFAGVLQSFIFAMLTMVFVSLAME; the protein is encoded by the coding sequence ATGCAGCCAATCGCCTTTGGCCCACGAGTGATCTTTGAGCTACCATTTCTGGATGGTATTCCTGTGACGGAAACGGTTGTGAACACATGGATTATCATGGTTGTTCTCGTCGTATTATCCATACTAGGAACACGAAGCTTTGAAAAAGTTCCTCGAGGCCGGCAAAATGTGACAGAATTAGTGGTAGAGATGCTAAATAAGCTTACGGTTCAAACCATGGGAGAAGATAAGAAAAACTTTGCTCCCTATATGAATACCTTGTTTATTCTATTGTTATTCATGAATTTGCTGGGTTTGATAGGTCTTAGACCGCCGACAGCGGATCTGAATACTACCATGGCACTGGCTATTATGACTTTTGTGCTTATCCATGCTTCTGGAATTAGAAAAAAAGGAATAGGTGGTTATTTTAAGGGACTGACAGAACCCTTCGTGTTTTTACTACCGATGAACATCATGAGTGAGCTGGCAACACCTATATCATTGTCTTTTCGTTTGTTTGGAAATATTGTTGGTGGTGTCATTGTTATTTCTTTAGCCTATGGTGGACTGGCAAGCCTAGGTGAAATGATTGGTTTATCAGCATTGCCGATTTTTCAGGGAGGAGCTCCTGTGATTCTTCATGCCTATTTCGATATTTTTGCAGGGGTGCTTCAAAGCTTTATTTTCGCCATGTTGACCATGGTATTTGTATCCTTAGCGATGGAGTAA
- the atpC gene encoding ATP synthase F1 subunit epsilon, with the protein MANKLHLEVISPDEVFWDDEVDTAVVRTIEGDVGLMNEHLPMVSPLIVGRIKIVKDGKAREASCAEGVVKIRGNRALVITGAVEWVDEIDIERARKAKERAEQRLEAKKNDVDLDRANIAMTKALNRIKHYERLEK; encoded by the coding sequence ATGGCTAACAAATTACATCTTGAAGTTATTTCGCCAGACGAAGTTTTTTGGGATGATGAAGTTGACACAGCGGTTGTTCGGACCATTGAAGGTGATGTTGGACTAATGAATGAACATTTACCGATGGTATCCCCTTTAATTGTCGGGCGTATAAAGATTGTGAAAGATGGAAAAGCCAGAGAAGCCTCTTGTGCGGAAGGGGTAGTGAAAATCCGTGGAAACCGGGCACTTGTTATTACCGGTGCGGTAGAATGGGTAGATGAAATAGACATAGAGCGGGCCAGAAAAGCGAAGGAACGAGCCGAACAGCGCTTAGAAGCGAAAAAGAATGACGTTGATCTGGATCGGGCCAATATTGCGATGACAAAAGCACTTAATCGAATTAAGCATTATGAAAGATTGGAAAAATAA
- a CDS encoding flagellar hook-basal body protein: MFRGMYNAVSGMQTAEKRLDAASNNMANVNTSGYKRDMVVTEAFPEVLISKINATEPAFPHSRNLEVEVEAVNGGYQLSTSGGFFAAATRTGISYNKTTAFARDENGFLRTYERDSTGEITTRYGNRILDATGRPVQVENEDFEIDPLGRVIDNGQVVANLVRRTGGNVIGTMNAGVRMEKFATDFTQASLEQTESPLDLALKGSGFFMVYDPEDPEADPLFTRTGHFTLTDNGDMVTPSGHFLASVNETSLMVDGEDFQVRPDGTVLVDGEVRDQISIVNFSNTQDLRKVGNNLYQFEDRYEPEEIPFEGQVLQGFIEGSNVEAVDQMVEMINVMRAYESNQKVVQTYDEMMQRAVNDIGRG; this comes from the coding sequence ATGTTCAGAGGAATGTATAATGCTGTATCAGGGATGCAAACAGCCGAAAAGCGTTTAGATGCGGCTTCAAATAATATGGCTAATGTAAACACTTCTGGATATAAGCGGGATATGGTTGTGACAGAGGCCTTTCCGGAAGTGCTGATTAGTAAAATCAATGCAACAGAACCCGCTTTTCCCCATAGTAGAAATCTGGAAGTAGAAGTGGAAGCTGTGAATGGTGGCTATCAGCTTTCAACTTCCGGTGGTTTTTTTGCGGCAGCCACTCGCACCGGGATTAGCTATAATAAAACAACAGCCTTTGCGAGAGATGAAAATGGTTTTCTCAGAACCTATGAAAGAGATTCTACGGGAGAAATTACTACCAGATATGGAAATCGAATTCTAGATGCAACCGGAAGACCGGTGCAGGTGGAAAACGAAGACTTTGAGATCGATCCTCTTGGTCGAGTAATTGACAACGGACAGGTGGTAGCTAATTTAGTAAGAAGAACCGGCGGTAATGTTATCGGTACGATGAACGCCGGGGTTCGAATGGAAAAATTTGCAACGGATTTCACGCAAGCTTCCTTGGAACAGACAGAAAGTCCTCTTGATCTGGCATTAAAAGGTTCCGGGTTTTTTATGGTATATGATCCGGAAGATCCGGAAGCCGATCCACTATTTACCAGAACTGGACATTTTACGTTGACGGATAATGGCGATATGGTAACGCCTTCCGGCCATTTTTTAGCTAGTGTAAATGAAACATCATTAATGGTAGACGGAGAAGACTTCCAGGTGAGACCGGATGGGACTGTTTTAGTCGATGGAGAAGTTCGTGATCAAATTTCAATTGTTAACTTTTCTAATACTCAAGATCTTAGAAAAGTAGGAAATAATCTTTATCAGTTTGAAGATAGGTATGAACCGGAAGAAATTCCTTTTGAAGGTCAGGTGCTGCAAGGCTTTATCGAAGGATCTAATGTGGAAGCCGTTGATCAGATGGTTGAAATGATCAACGTGATGAGAGCTTATGAATCGAATCAAAAGGTTGTGCAAACCTATGACGAAATGATGCAACGTGCGGTAAATGATATTGGAAGAGGCTAG
- the atpH gene encoding ATP synthase F1 subunit delta, translating to MAALVADKYAKALFQAVQETESLEPVAALDQLNVIAASFDEVPKFYELYISPVVGDKEKKEMLETVFKGKLSPEVYHFLLILIDKQREMYFLEILSIFKKITDEHMKKLKATAITAVPLSEETFAKLQKTLGKLSGKEVELTNKVDENIIGGVQLRMGDKVIDGTLSRQLNLMKDELAQIIV from the coding sequence ATGGCCGCATTAGTTGCAGATAAATATGCCAAAGCGCTATTTCAAGCGGTACAAGAGACAGAAAGCTTGGAACCGGTTGCGGCGCTTGATCAGCTAAATGTTATTGCCGCCAGTTTTGATGAGGTACCTAAATTCTATGAATTATACATATCACCGGTGGTTGGTGATAAAGAAAAAAAAGAAATGCTGGAAACTGTTTTTAAAGGAAAGCTTAGTCCAGAAGTATATCATTTCCTATTAATCCTTATCGATAAACAGCGGGAAATGTATTTTCTGGAAATTCTTTCTATCTTTAAAAAAATAACAGATGAACATATGAAAAAACTGAAAGCAACAGCCATTACAGCTGTTCCTCTCAGTGAAGAAACCTTTGCCAAACTGCAGAAAACCCTTGGAAAACTGTCTGGAAAAGAAGTGGAGCTTACCAATAAAGTAGATGAAAACATTATTGGAGGTGTTCAGCTTCGGATGGGAGATAAGGTTATTGACGGAACATTGAGTCGCCAACTTAATCTGATGAAAGATGAACTGGCACAAATCATTGTATAG
- the atpD gene encoding F0F1 ATP synthase subunit beta, producing MPKGNKGKLAQIIGPALDIRFESDQLPELMNAIEIYNGDERIVAEVAQHLGDDTVRCVAMSSTEGLVRGMEATDTGAPITVPVGKATLGRILNVLGEVVDEKEPVKSEFTAPIHRPSPSFEEQETSTEILETGIKVVDLIAPYAKGGKIGLFGGAGVGKTVIIMELINNIAKEHGGLSVFSGVGERTREGNDLYYEMIESGVIDKTTLVYGQMNEPPGARMRVGLTGLTMAEYFRDEEGQDVLLFIDNIFRFTQAGMEVSALLGRMPSAVGYQPTLATEMGILQERITSTKKGSITSVQAVYVPADDLTDPAPANTFAHLDATTVLSRQIAELGIYPAVDPLDSTSRILDPAIVGQDHYDVARGVESVLQRYKELQDIIAILGMDELSEEDKLTVARARKIQRFLSQPFHVAEQFTGMEGKYVPLKDTIRGFQEILDGQHDDLPESAFLFVGTIEEAREKANAGK from the coding sequence ATGCCCAAAGGAAACAAAGGAAAACTGGCACAAATCATAGGGCCGGCACTAGACATTCGATTTGAAAGTGATCAATTGCCGGAACTGATGAATGCCATTGAAATTTATAATGGGGATGAACGCATTGTAGCGGAAGTGGCACAACATTTAGGGGACGATACGGTACGTTGTGTTGCTATGAGCTCGACGGAAGGGCTGGTACGAGGGATGGAAGCTACCGATACAGGGGCGCCCATAACGGTTCCTGTCGGAAAAGCTACTTTGGGCCGCATTTTGAATGTACTAGGGGAAGTGGTAGATGAAAAAGAACCTGTGAAGTCTGAGTTTACAGCTCCGATTCATCGACCATCTCCCAGTTTTGAAGAACAGGAGACATCCACAGAAATCCTTGAAACGGGAATTAAAGTGGTGGATTTGATTGCTCCTTATGCCAAAGGTGGAAAAATTGGCTTGTTCGGTGGTGCGGGTGTTGGGAAAACCGTTATTATTATGGAACTAATCAACAATATCGCCAAAGAGCATGGTGGTTTATCCGTATTCTCCGGTGTTGGAGAACGTACCCGTGAAGGGAACGACCTATACTATGAAATGATTGAATCCGGCGTTATTGATAAAACAACCTTAGTCTATGGACAGATGAACGAACCGCCAGGTGCCAGAATGAGGGTTGGACTGACAGGCCTTACCATGGCGGAGTATTTCCGGGATGAAGAAGGGCAGGACGTATTGCTCTTTATTGATAATATTTTCCGGTTTACTCAAGCGGGTATGGAAGTTTCGGCCCTGTTGGGTCGTATGCCAAGTGCGGTTGGATATCAACCCACATTAGCTACGGAGATGGGTATCCTGCAAGAACGGATTACCTCAACCAAAAAAGGCTCGATTACTTCCGTTCAGGCCGTGTATGTACCGGCGGATGACTTGACAGATCCGGCGCCGGCCAATACGTTTGCTCACTTGGATGCGACCACAGTTCTTTCCAGGCAGATTGCTGAGCTAGGTATTTATCCAGCGGTAGATCCCTTAGATTCAACTTCCAGGATTCTTGATCCGGCTATTGTAGGCCAGGATCATTACGATGTAGCTCGAGGAGTAGAGTCTGTTTTACAGCGGTATAAAGAACTTCAGGATATTATTGCTATTTTGGGCATGGACGAGTTGTCAGAAGAAGATAAATTAACCGTAGCTCGTGCTAGAAAAATACAGCGATTCTTATCCCAACCATTCCACGTTGCAGAGCAGTTTACGGGCATGGAAGGGAAATACGTACCATTAAAAGATACGATTCGTGGATTCCAAGAAATCCTGGATGGACAACATGATGATTTACCTGAATCCGCATTTCTTTTCGTTGGTACAATAGAAGAGGCTCGTGAAAAAGCAAATGCCGGAAAGTAG